The following are from one region of the Entelurus aequoreus isolate RoL-2023_Sb linkage group LG17, RoL_Eaeq_v1.1, whole genome shotgun sequence genome:
- the LOC133632113 gene encoding zinc finger protein 569-like, which yields MDDYCYAKMATSAKREHERESAPPTSSKSPTEIKTKDEDVQQLIGNPEEVSPQLGGSSTLKQETPQPPCIKKEEEELCITQEGECLLGREEADYTKFPLSILSVKTEDDEEKPQVDNLLAPLSDSEAEDEVEEPLSSDTDCEGDMRTHIDNKHSECSSTKKGKTCLSCSVCAKSFAKRSLLTQHMKTHTAEKTFNCLICGRNYSVKRNLTEHMTTLCVDT from the exons atggacgactactgctatgctaagatggcgacgtccgctaaaagagaacatgaaagagaatcagcgccaccaacttccagcaaatcaccaacggagataaagacgaaagatgaag atgtccagcagctgatcggtaatccagaagaagtttcccctcagttaggggggagctccactttaaagcaggagactccacaaccaccctgcattaaaaaggaagaggaggaactctgcatcactcaggagggagagtgtcttctaggacgagaggaagctgattacaccaagtttccactgagtattctctctgtgaagactgaagatgatgaagagaaaccacaagtagacaacctcttagctccactatcagatagtgaggctgaagacgaggttgaagaacctttgagcagcgatacagactgtgaaggtgatatgaggactcacattgacaacaaacactctgaatgctcttcaACGAAgaaaggtaaaacatgtttgagctgctcagtttgtgctaaaagtttTGCTAAAAGGAGTctcttgactcaacacatgaaaacacacacagctgaaaaaacatttaactgtTTGATTTGTGGTCGAAACTATTCTGTTAAGAggaatttgactgaacacatgacta CTCTTtgtgtcgacacatga